One Argiope bruennichi chromosome 5, qqArgBrue1.1, whole genome shotgun sequence DNA segment encodes these proteins:
- the LOC129968321 gene encoding uncharacterized protein LOC129968321, whose product MDSSESDYSWPFTTANIIDYEVLCLQTVYSKAPSIKKTLSSLEAFTKECKLIADRNGVEYYTYSQLHFLKEMVLTIPFDTAFLDFLVNINYSLCKPKFFDNFKNVLMNEYIHHMEKYLSTSLKASVELDGGILLTSQVETIVKKFLRVFHILKLDPELTSENLVQYEFLAELLKVCHSVNVQDSQLVVSLLKLTIDRYVSENCGVMFVRQPHYPLEFFEYILKHVTRVKFDLLQYYSNHSRTLWDCARNFSVICAASFGKVDQVLGLLQHGFDIFPDYEARHSGHGYPHIKEIMSPTNRMVLQIMSRMRLVNCFTSDSDQPPENGYYMTTPKQEECFRLIWRALPEPYVTHSQLALDISTEYFYLALHAIFRPFRHNKNLKLAAMYETCFEDMAVGPHEPRSLKHLCRCTIRKRLHQTRSLPNGVFHLGLPKSLEKYLNLEYD is encoded by the exons ATGGATTCATCAGAAAGTGATTATTCTTGGCCCTTTACTACAGCAAATATTATCGATTATGAAGTATTGTGTCTTCAGACTGTGTATTCCAAAGCgccaagtattaaaaaaactctttcatCGTTAGAAGCTTTTACAAAAGAGTGTAAATTGATAGCAGATAGAAATGGTGTTGAATATTATACTTATTCTCAActtcattttctaaaagaaatggtACTGACAATACCTTTCGATACAGCATTTCTTGATTTTCTTGTGAACATCAACTACTCTTTATGCAAACCTAagttttttgacaatttcaaaaatgttttgatgaatgaataTATTCATCATATGGAAAAGTATCTGTCAACATCTCTCAAGGCTTCAGTGGAACTCGATGGTGGAATTCTGTTAACTTCTCAAGTAGAAACTATTGTAAAGAAGTTCTTAAgagtatttcatattttgaaactaGACCCAGAATTGACTTCAGAAAATTTAGTCCAATACGAATTCTTGGCTGAGCTTTTAAAAGTTTGTCATTCTGTGAATGTCCAAGATAGTCAACTGGTTGTATCTTTATTGAAGTTAACCATCGACAGATATGTGAGTGAAAATTGTGGCGTCATGTTTGTGAGACAGCCCCATTATCCTCTTGAGTTCTTCGAATATATTCTAAAGCATGTGACGAGAGTGAAATTTGATTTACTTCAGTATTACAGTAATCATTCCCGAACGCTATGGGATTGTGCAAGAAATTTTTCTGTGATATGTGCAGCATCATTCGGAAAAGTTGACCAAGTTTTAGGTTTGCTTCAACACGGTTTCGATATTTTCCCAGATTATGAAGCACGGCATAGTGGACATGGCTATCCTCATAT CAAAGAAATTATGTCTCCAACAAACCGCATGGTATTACAAATCATGTCCAGGATGAGACTGGTGAATTGTTTCACTTCGGATTCTGATCAGCCTCCTGAAAATGGTTACTACATGACAACACCAAAACAAGAAGAATGCTTCAGACTCATTTGGAGAGCCTTACCGGAACCTTATGTGACACACTCCCAACTAGCTTTAGATAtatctacagaatatttttatcttgCTTTACATGCCATTTTTAGGCCATTTCGTCACAACAAAAACTTGAAGCTGGCTGCCATGTATGAAACTTGTTTCGAAGATATGGCTGTTGGACCACATGAACCGAGGTCCTTGAAACATCTTTGTCGATGCACCATTCGAAAAAGGCTGCATCAGACCCGCAGCTTACCAAATGGTGTATTTCATCTAGGACTTCCTAAATCATTGGAGAAGTATTTAAACTTGGAATATGATTGA